From a single Portunus trituberculatus isolate SZX2019 chromosome 15, ASM1759143v1, whole genome shotgun sequence genomic region:
- the LOC123503942 gene encoding uncharacterized protein LOC123503942, protein MVAGYGWPYAVWAAVRNNIQIAGSGRRSSHLGDSSNEGVALVKILLICFIAEHNLPFTIVDHMINLCKVMFPDSAIAQGMSMKKTKCTDLTRKLSKCVTAELVNKLKQHKFSVIVDKSTDVGTTKCLTVLVKYYDPDTKVIQTGILELIDMYDDNKECVGSTGENLFELLMKTFTSHEIPLDNFVGFAADGAANIMGERNSLSSRLRDAMPGITIFKCICHSIHLCASEAAKTLPRHCETKHSFKQAQQFLELKPHKILHACQTRWLSLHQAVDRILEQWEALKLYFKNNIAEERLKSVEYILKDLNDPSVFLYLNFLNFILPSFSRLNLMFQRDGPTIDLL, encoded by the coding sequence GGTCAGGTAGGAGATCGTCCCACCTTGGTGATTCTTCCAATGAAGGTGTGGCATTAGTCAAAATTCTATTGATATGCTTCATTGCTGAGCATAACTTGCCTTTCACCATTGTGGATCACATGATTAACCTATGCAAGGTAATGTTTCCTGATTCGGCCATTGCGCAGGGTATGTCCATGAAGAAGACAAAATGCACTGATTTAACAAGAAAGCTGAGTAAATGTGTTACTGCTGAATTAGTTAACAAATTGAAACAGCACAAGTTTTCAGTCATTGTAGACAAGTCAACGGATGTCGGCACAACTAAATGTCTCACAGTTCTTGTTAAATATTATGATCCTGACACAAAGGTTATTCAAACTGGAATATTGGAACTGATTGATATGTATGATGACAACAAGGAATGTGTAGGCTCAACCGGGGAAAACCTttttgaattattaatgaaaacatTTACCTCTCATGAAATTCCTTTGGATAATTTTGTTGGGTTTGCTGCAGATGGGGCTGCAAATATCATGGGGGAACGTAATTCCCTTAGCAGCCGATTAAGGGACGCAATGCCAGGGATCACAATATTCAAATGTATTTGCCACAGTATTCACTTGTGTGCTTCAGAGGCTGCCAAAACTTTACCAAGACATTGTGAAACGAAGCATAGTTTCAAACAGGCCCAACAATTCCTTGAATTAAAACCCCATAAAATATTGCATGCATGCCAGACCAGGTGGCTTTCCCTTCATCAGGCAGTTGACCGAATTCTAGAACAGTGGGAGGCATTGAAATTGTATTTCAAAAATAATATAGCAGAGGAGAGGTTGAAGTCGGTGGAGTACATTTTAAAAGATCTGAATGACCCATCTGTATTCCTGTACttaaattttttaaatttcatACTCCCATCTTTCTCAAGGTTGAACCTCATGTTTCAACGGGACGGTCCAACTATCGATTTGCTCTAG